The genomic DNA AACCTGATGTTTttaaatttccgctgccaaattaataaataCCGATACCACCAGCTCTGTGTTCCCGCGGCGCTTGCTCCCGGGGTAGAGGTCGGTGGCTGTGACAGTATCCTCTTTCATAGCACTTATTTTTAGAATATCATTCTTAACCTTTGAAATATTTGGTATCTGTGCATCCAAGATCATCTGCACGAACCTTAGATACATCCAAAATTTGTTTgcatttcttgttttctttcCAAGGTTCCCTTTCATGTGTTCGAGAATTAATCTTAAATAATTGAAGTCTTTGTTGAGCGTCAAAGCCGTCATCACACACAAAAGAGTATCACTTGCAGATCATATCTCGTTTTCCTTGTTCAACAATGAATCAACAAATGCAGAAAGTACTTGTATTGTAACGGCAAGTGTGTCTTGTTAAGCTGAGCGGCAAGTACATCTCCTGTGCACTTCATTCTAAGTAGACATCCTTGATAACATCGTACAAAGATGATGTGTGGATCTTCAGGCTTGTCACCAATCTGCAAGACTGTTCTTATGGTTTCCTCGGATATTGTAACATTATGCCTTTCAACCTTCGCCTTTATCACCTTTTCGTTGTTTTTGTCTTCAATTGTTGCCGAATCCCAAAATGCTCGTATCTGGCTCTTGTATGCGGTGTGTTCTGTGGCAAAAAGGTTCCGATCCGCTTCAACCCACTCACCCAACCCACTCGACCACCGGTTCCAGCGGCTCCGGCTCCACCAGCCGCCGCTTCACTCTCCGGCGACCCTCAGGTGCACCAGACCTATACATAGCCAGATATTAACTTCCTTTGTAAATTTTTTGCCAACATTCCTATTTTTTTGCTGATTGTGTAAAGTAATTAGGGGGTGTGGGTGAGAGGTGGTGAACGATGGGGATGTGGGTGGGAGATAGTGAACGATGGGGATGTTGGGAGGGTGGTGTCGGGGTGGTTTGAGGGTTTAGGGATAGGGATAGGTTGTGTGGTGTATACTTGTTGGTCAACTGGTGGTGGTGAACCGATGGTGAACCGGTGGTGACAGTGGTCGGGTGGTGGTTGGAGTATTTCAATTTTGGGGAAGTGATTTGGGGGAAATGttaagaactagggtttgggATGGTTTATATTGGTGGAAATGATGAGGAGATTAGTAAATGACATATTTACCCTCATGTGACTTGTACATAGTCACATTTAACTGAAAAAATAACTTGAGTTAGGCCTAAAGGATAGAACGTGTAGGATTCAAATACATAAAGTATAAAACCCATTAATTTTAAACACAAAGGACACCACCTGAAAAAGGGTATAAAGATAAATGACAaaatttgcaattcactctttaTATCGTCTAATCAAAACGGAATATATTTGACCTAACTGGTAATTCGAGCGAAATTATGTCCAAACATTAACCAAcagaaaacgtacataaaaataagcacaaaaaCGTTTAATATTTGACCGAACTTTTTTGCGAAAGAATTTTACATTGAAACATTAACCAAATTGAAAATAAGCGCGTTGCCGCGACGAACCaaacgtaaagtaactcgaatttatatcgtctaATGAAAACGTACCAATTAAACACGTACATAAAAGTAAGTACAAAAAGTTATAATATCTGAGCGCAGAAAAAGttacgtcgaaacgtaaatcaacttaaatttataccgacacttacataaaaataagcacttAAATGACTGGAAGTAGTGTAGACGAATCTTCATATTGCAGGTATATATAATAGggcattttttttctaaaaagaaTTATCATCGAAAGGGGACAGTTTGATGTACTCGGTGTCGATGCGAGCTAACTTTTTGTGATTAAAATGGTATATTCTAGATAAGCTATAGATAAAAAAATTAGAGAGGTTTCTTATGTCTAGatatatttcattaaatattgtGATCAGAAAAGGAAACTGAAGTTGGTAAATTTCATCCCAAGTTTTAGTCGAACTGTAGTAGGATTCTCACAGGTTGGTATCTAATGGCGATGGTaattttaatcaaacatggtaGATTGTATTAGTCAAACTGTAGCGCTGTCACAGGCCCCCCAATTATTGTTTTTAATCACTAAAAATATTTTTAAGACTGTTTCAAAAGAAAATAAACCAAGATTTTCTGAACCCAATAAGGGGTTAGAAGACTTGTTGACTACTATTTTCCAAGTCAACTGAAAACACCTGGAAAATAAGCCTTTCTATTAGATTTTTACACTACCAATTAATTAATGGACAGGAGTGATTAGGAGACTTGCTATTCTAAGTCAACTCAAAACATTTAGCAAATAAATAGGAAGCCTTTTGTGTTGGATTCGTAACCAGTATTCTTCGCCTTAAAACAAAGTTTAATAACTTGATTTATTTTGGTTTTCATAATACATCATACGATGTATGTTTTCGTGTCGTTGCTTCTATGCATGGGATCATTTATCAATGGTGGTCTTACGTCGGGGTTGAAAGAAGACGCCAACACGACGATTACGAGGTCCTGTAATGATAAGGAGAGGCAAGCACTGCTAGGTTTTAAAGCAAACCTAGTAGACATCAACAAAGGAAAGAAGGATTGTTGTCAATGGAAGGGTATCAGTTGTGACAGCCAGACTGGTCATGTGACTGAAGTTGATCTTTCTACCTATTCTAGTGGCCTGTCTGGTAATACTAGTCATTTTTTATCATTATTACATCAGTTACAGTACCTTGATTTAACTGGAACTGATTTTCAGTTCAATCATATACCAAATTCTTTGAGTTCCCTTTCCAACTTACAACATTTGAAAATATCTGCTGCTAATCTTTCCAACTTGGTCCTCCTTGATCTTAGTAATAATTCTTTGAGCGGGCCGATTCCTCATCAACttgctaatctttccatgttGGATGAACTTGATCTTAGTAATAACCTTTTGAGTGGACAGATTCCCGCTTCCTTTGGAGATTTGACTTCTCTTGACCTTCTAGACCTCTCGGGAAATCGATTAGAAGGTGTCATTCCAAAATCTTTTGGAAATTGGTCGTCTCTAGTTGAATTGGATTTGTCAAGAAACCTCCTTAATGGGCCGGTGCCAAACTTTGTCGGATGTTCATCCATAAAAAAGTCAAGTTCAAATAGTAATTCTCTATACAATAGACGACCTTTTGAATCTGCGTATGGTACTAATTTCCCCGGATGTCTATCCCTGAGTAAGTTAGACCTCTCTAGTAATAGGTTAACTGGAAATTTACCGAATAGTGTGGGCGAACTATTAAATCTTGAACATCTCGATGTTTCTAACAATTCCTTTAAAGGTATAATCTCCGATATTCATTTGCTGAACCTCACCCTACTTACCTATCTGGACCTGTCTTTCAATTCTTTCGCACTAAACTTAAGTTCGCAAATGAATTTCCAGTTAAACGCTATAAAGATGCAATCATGCAAGTTGGGGCCTAGTTTTCCCGTGTGGATTCAAACTCAAACAAACTTTGCATATCTTGATATATCTAGTGCTGGAATATCAGATCGTGTCCCTGGATGGTTCTGGAACCTACCACGTGGGTTGAGATTTCTCAACATTTCTTCAAATGAAATAAAAGGTATGCTACCAAATATGACAACGGTCTTTGAACGCTATCCTGGAATGGATTTAAGTTACAACCAATTGGAAGGTACAATACCATTGTTACCTTCTAAACTGGCAGCACTAAACCTCTCTGGAAACAGGTTCTCAGGAACACTTTCTTTCTTGTGTCAAATTGACACGGCTTTGACTTTCCTTGACCTCTCCAACAATTTATTATCAGGGAGTCTGCCAGAATGTTTGCAGAAATTCCATGAGAAGCTTGTGGTTCTTAACTTATCAAACAACAGTTTGTCCGGAGAAATTCCTTCTTTTTTGGGAGCCCTATCTAAGCTTCAGGCATTGTATTTGCGTAGAAACGACTTTGTTGGTGAAATACCAAAGTCGTTGAGCAATTGCACAAAGCTAAGGTTTGTGGATCTTGGGGAAAATAAGTTGTCTGGTAACATACCATCATGGATAGGAGAAACACTTTCAAAGTTGTATGTTCTTGTTTTACGCTCTAATAGATTCAATGGTAGCTTACCATCCCGAATATGTTCTCTAACTAATCTCCGGTTCCTTGATCTAGCTAATAATGCGTTGCTAGGAAACATTCCTAAGTGCTTTGGTAACTTCACGGCTATGGCTACTAGACGAGTTCAAGATGATATTATCAGTCATTATTACTCCTCTTATGTATCAACTCTCCCTGGAACCAAACCACAACATGACTATACAACGTATTATGCTTTGAACAGAACTGGCGACGTTTTATGTTCAAGACGAGGAGGACGCTATTCCATTTGTGGTTCGAATGAATCGGCCCTTTTCATTGACAATGCACTAGTTGCATGGAAGGGAAAACAACGTGAATTTGGAAGAGGTCTTTACCTACTGAGGAGCATCGATATTTCAAGCAACAAGTTATATGGAGAACTTCCCTCAGAGATCACTAATCTTCTAGAGCTAGTCTCTTTAAATTTTTCCGACAACAGACTGCACGGGGAAGTTCCGAAGCATATTGGTCGGTTGAGATCTCTTGATTCTCTTGACTTGTCAAGAAATGAGTTTTCTGGAAATATTCCCACGAGTTTGACACAGATAACACGAATAAGTTATCTTAACCTCTCCTACAATAACTTGTCCGGAAGAATACCAACTGGAACTCAACTCCAAAGCTTCAGTTATACATCCTTCATTGGTAACCCTCAACTTTGTGGACCTCCACTTACACAAAGATGTGGGCGTTTATCTCCACCTCCTACTGTTGTTGGAAAGGAAGATGGAGAGGGTTTCTGGGATTCATATTACATAGGTATGGCTGCTGGATTTGCTGTTGGATTTTTGGGAATTTGTGGTGCTTTATTCTTCAACTGCTGGTGTAGATATTTCCTTTTTGCTAGCTTAAATAACGTGAAGGATTGGATATATGTAACATCAGTTGTGCATTTTCGGAGACTTCATCGGAAATTTAGACGGTAAATGTTACATAATCTTTGTGCAACTGTTTCCTATAGTTTAAGTaggaatttttattattattattgttctgtAGAAACCATACATGGCCATGGATGATCATTGCCATTGCCATTGTGTTTATAAACTTTTGTAAACAGGTTACTTTGTGTTGTATAAAAAGTTTATAATTGCCAATTCATTAACTCAATGGTAGTGAGGTTTTCTTCCAGCACATATGCATGCATACACATCCGGACGTGAAGTATTGTCTCACTCTATAAACCACTGAACTAGTTGTGTGCTTCTTCACCTAATTTAAAAATTAGGatgttaaagttaaaaaaaaaaaaaaaaaaaaaaaaaaacgatctTTGCAATGGTCACAAGAGAATACAACTAGATATCAATGTGGAGTATCAATACACCAATCAAGAAAAAACCTTTACCTGATGTTAGTGGTGGAGCTAGACCATTAATTTAGGGGTATTCCGAATTTTTTTTACtgtgcaatcatacaataataagaaaaatgataataaataaagtaaaacaaatatttAATAGATTTGTcctttttttcatagcttgaattccatcacatcgtcgttttttactttattaaaagtttctttttcgaccgcacaaaccataacattgttcaaatATTCCGGGCCATTCAATTacgtaaatccgtcttgacaaaCTTCAATTTAGAAAAatatctttcaacggttgcggttgcacCCAAGGCTAGTTCACAACACGATAAACCAAAGGACAAGAACTATGTATCGGGGGATGGGGCATAAACTTTCTTCAAACACGCCCTCGAACTTGTCGGCTTCGCAACCTCAGACTCAAGAACTCTTTTCTGAGGTAAACTACGCAATTTATAAAATGATAAACGAACGCATGTTTCCTttgttaaatatatgttggtaGTATTAATTAATATGCTAATATACGTTTTGATATTTATTATTGTAGGAATTTGTTAACAGTTTGTTCCAAACCCCGGCCTTTCTGAA from Helianthus annuus cultivar XRQ/B chromosome 7, HanXRQr2.0-SUNRISE, whole genome shotgun sequence includes the following:
- the LOC118480475 gene encoding receptor-like protein EIX1; this translates as MYVFVSLLLCMGSFINGGLTSGLKEDANTTITRSCNDKERQALLGFKANLVDINKGKKDCCQWKGISCDSQTGHVTEVDLSTYSSGLSGNTSHFLSLLHQLQYLDLTGTDFQFNHIPNSLSSLSNLQHLKISAANLSNLVLLDLSNNSLSGPIPHQLANLSMLDELDLSNNLLSGQIPASFGDLTSLDLLDLSGNRLEGVIPKSFGNWSSLVELDLSRNLLNGPVPNFVGCSSIKKSSSNSNSLYNRRPFESAYGTNFPGCLSLSKLDLSSNRLTGNLPNSVGELLNLEHLDVSNNSFKGIISDIHLLNLTLLTYLDLSFNSFALNLSSQMNFQLNAIKMQSCKLGPSFPVWIQTQTNFAYLDISSAGISDRVPGWFWNLPRGLRFLNISSNEIKGMLPNMTTVFERYPGMDLSYNQLEGTIPLLPSKLAALNLSGNRFSGTLSFLCQIDTALTFLDLSNNLLSGSLPECLQKFHEKLVVLNLSNNSLSGEIPSFLGALSKLQALYLRRNDFVGEIPKSLSNCTKLRFVDLGENKLSGNIPSWIGETLSKLYVLVLRSNRFNGSLPSRICSLTNLRFLDLANNALLGNIPKCFGNFTAMATRRVQDDIISHYYSSYVSTLPGTKPQHDYTTYYALNRTGDVLCSRRGGRYSICGSNESALFIDNALVAWKGKQREFGRGLYLLRSIDISSNKLYGELPSEITNLLELVSLNFSDNRLHGEVPKHIGRLRSLDSLDLSRNEFSGNIPTSLTQITRISYLNLSYNNLSGRIPTGTQLQSFSYTSFIGNPQLCGPPLTQRCGRLSPPPTVVGKEDGEGFWDSYYIGMAAGFAVGFLGICGALFFNCWCRYFLFASLNNVKDWIYVTSVVHFRRLHRKFRR